The Blastocatellia bacterium genome includes a window with the following:
- a CDS encoding SurA N-terminal domain-containing protein, whose product MLKFLSKQQRARNLFLIFVAFMMVVGLVFLYTPIGQDLVNWVGATTNTDDSAVVAQVEDEKITLGEYRKALQRLTQGRFGQEFGDAPFAEAGRTQVLQQLIEERLQLVEARRLKLWGTDEEVYKALLPMFRDASGKFIPKDRYFRAIEQSGQTVEEFEEGLRRSIIQDKVRTYITAALDVSPREIEDEYIRTNTSAKLVYAVIKPKDLLDRVTADETEARSYFNDHKDEFLIKEVERQVDYLHIPLNKMAVTVSPKELEEEYDRLKSDYTLGAWVSQIELPFTETNEDDVRKKADDLVKRARGDDKTPAEDFQALGGKSIGYVKKDSKDTSYKQRVFTLFDSQKNVTEPIREEKDKKFYILKVTRWDRKPLSRVREDVMKKVRERKQRDAASALADDIKKRLDEIKDLRKVAEEFRAKLGNLPVDQLIRRTDFFSTQDELPEFGDYSSSFTSSAASLDEIGQVSSKIYLSDGYALAQLVAKREPHPPQFEEVRTRVIRAVKLKKARDLARQQAERLIALSPTPEALKKNAAALKLEVKTQDEFKVGTWLPDLDSSKELEGLALTLEAQKVCPRPVTVGDAIVVFGVVERKPPDMAKLASERESIRDRLLSSKRDRFFRDYLEKLKKKLTDEGRIVIHQDVIDAYFNPGEKKKS is encoded by the coding sequence ATGTTGAAGTTTTTGAGCAAACAGCAACGCGCGCGAAATCTTTTCCTCATTTTTGTGGCCTTCATGATGGTCGTCGGCCTGGTCTTCCTTTATACGCCGATAGGGCAAGACCTGGTGAACTGGGTGGGAGCCACCACGAACACCGACGATTCGGCCGTCGTCGCGCAAGTCGAAGACGAAAAGATCACCCTTGGCGAGTATCGCAAGGCGCTTCAACGGCTCACTCAAGGACGCTTCGGTCAAGAGTTCGGCGATGCTCCCTTTGCCGAAGCAGGCCGGACTCAGGTACTCCAACAACTGATTGAAGAACGCCTGCAACTGGTCGAAGCTCGACGGCTCAAGCTCTGGGGAACGGACGAGGAGGTCTACAAGGCGCTCCTGCCGATGTTCCGCGATGCCAGCGGGAAATTCATCCCCAAGGACCGCTATTTCCGGGCCATCGAGCAATCCGGCCAAACGGTGGAGGAATTCGAGGAGGGGCTCCGCCGCTCCATCATCCAGGACAAAGTCCGAACCTACATTACGGCGGCGCTCGATGTGAGTCCCCGGGAGATCGAAGATGAGTACATCCGCACCAACACCTCGGCTAAGCTCGTCTACGCCGTCATCAAACCGAAGGACCTGCTGGACCGCGTCACCGCCGATGAGACCGAAGCGCGCTCCTACTTCAACGACCACAAGGATGAATTTCTCATCAAGGAGGTCGAACGGCAGGTTGATTATCTTCACATTCCACTGAACAAAATGGCGGTGACCGTCAGCCCGAAGGAGCTTGAGGAGGAGTACGACAGGCTCAAGAGCGATTACACGCTGGGAGCGTGGGTCAGCCAGATCGAACTCCCCTTCACCGAGACCAACGAGGACGACGTGAGGAAGAAGGCCGACGACCTCGTCAAGCGGGCGCGCGGCGATGACAAGACGCCGGCCGAAGATTTCCAGGCGCTCGGCGGCAAAAGCATCGGTTACGTGAAGAAAGACTCCAAAGACACCTCCTACAAACAGCGCGTCTTCACGCTCTTTGACAGTCAGAAGAACGTCACCGAACCGATCCGCGAAGAGAAGGACAAGAAGTTCTACATCCTCAAGGTGACGCGCTGGGATCGCAAGCCCCTCAGCCGCGTGCGCGAGGATGTGATGAAGAAAGTCCGCGAGCGCAAGCAGCGCGATGCCGCCTCCGCTCTGGCCGATGATATCAAAAAGCGCCTGGATGAGATCAAAGATCTGCGCAAAGTGGCCGAGGAATTCCGGGCGAAGCTGGGGAACCTCCCGGTGGATCAACTGATCCGCCGCACGGACTTCTTCTCCACCCAGGATGAATTGCCGGAGTTCGGCGATTACTCCTCCAGTTTCACCAGCTCGGCGGCCTCCCTCGATGAGATCGGCCAGGTGAGCAGCAAAATCTATCTGAGCGATGGATACGCACTGGCGCAACTTGTGGCCAAGCGAGAACCCCATCCGCCTCAGTTCGAGGAAGTTCGCACCCGCGTCATCCGCGCCGTCAAGTTGAAGAAAGCAAGGGATCTGGCCCGTCAGCAAGCGGAGCGGCTCATCGCCCTTTCGCCGACGCCCGAGGCATTGAAGAAGAACGCCGCCGCCCTCAAGCTTGAGGTCAAGACTCAGGATGAGTTCAAGGTGGGGACCTGGCTGCCCGATCTCGACTCCTCGAAGGAACTGGAGGGCCTGGCCCTGACTCTGGAAGCCCAGAAGGTTTGCCCGCGCCCGGTCACCGTGGGCGATGCCATCGTCGTCTTCGGCGTCGTCGAGCGAAAGCCGCCGGATATGGCCAAGCTCGCCAGCGAGCGCGAGTCCATCCGCGACCGCTTGCTCTCGTCCAAACGCGATCGCTTCTTCCGCGACTATCTGGAGAAGCTCAAGAAGAAGCTCACCGACGAAGGGCGCATCGTCATCCACCAGGATGTCATTGATGCTTACTTCAATCCCGGCGAGAAGAAGAAATCCTGA
- a CDS encoding universal stress protein has product METFQPRLILCPTDFSELATAALRYGRDVAACFGARLLVIYADPFLPPPYFTMEQLADVTRAMDRSRQAAREHLQRYVREQVGETVEVETRVVEDHPVSAIVTTAEREPVDLIVMGTHGRSGVGRLMLGSVTERVLRETSRPVLTVRPRPGATIGAPLPVRRVLCPVNFTDVAEVALRHAAAVAQCFGAELFVLHVLESADSVGAEETARERLCGWVPPDVRARCQLQEMVRQGDAAQQIITTAESLGCDLIVLGAQHRRFFDATVIGTTTVRVTRHSPVPVLTVIRPAPAKQ; this is encoded by the coding sequence ATGGAGACATTTCAGCCGCGCCTGATTCTTTGTCCCACCGACTTCAGCGAGCTAGCGACGGCGGCGCTCCGCTACGGACGGGATGTCGCCGCTTGCTTTGGCGCACGACTGTTGGTGATTTACGCCGATCCGTTTCTGCCTCCGCCCTACTTCACGATGGAACAGTTAGCTGATGTCACCCGGGCGATGGACCGATCCCGTCAGGCGGCGCGGGAGCATCTGCAGCGGTATGTGCGCGAGCAGGTGGGCGAAACGGTGGAGGTGGAGACGCGGGTCGTCGAGGATCATCCGGTTTCGGCTATTGTTACCACGGCCGAGCGGGAGCCGGTGGATCTCATCGTCATGGGGACGCATGGGCGGAGTGGCGTCGGGCGACTCATGCTGGGATCGGTCACCGAACGCGTGTTGCGAGAGACAAGTCGCCCTGTGCTGACCGTCCGTCCGCGACCGGGAGCGACGATCGGGGCACCGCTTCCGGTGCGGCGCGTGCTCTGTCCGGTGAATTTTACCGACGTGGCGGAGGTCGCGCTCCGTCACGCGGCTGCCGTCGCTCAGTGTTTTGGAGCCGAGCTGTTCGTTCTCCACGTTCTCGAATCGGCGGACTCCGTAGGGGCCGAAGAGACCGCGCGCGAGAGGCTCTGTGGCTGGGTCCCCCCGGATGTGCGCGCTCGCTGCCAGCTTCAGGAGATGGTGCGCCAGGGCGATGCCGCTCAGCAGATCATCACCACGGCCGAGTCGCTCGGCTGCGATCTCATCGTGCTCGGTGCTCAGCACCGACGATTCTTCGATGCCACCGTCATTGGAACGACGACGGTGCGCGTGACCCGGCATTCTCCCGTCCCCGTCCTGACGGTGATTCGTCCCGCTCCGGCGAAGCAGTGA
- the lpxB gene encoding lipid-A-disaccharide synthase, producing MSEPTTLMVLAGEASGDRRAAELVRALRQCAPERRFVFFGSGGPALRAEGVQTLADIGDTAIIGPLEIARSLRTFLDLSRELVRAAREHRPRAVILVDWPEFNLRIVKKLKRLGLTTIYYISPQVWAWRRYRVRTIRRYVDRMIVILPFEVEFYRREGISVDYVGHPLVDSVRATLDRHTFCQKYGLAADRPIVSLLPGSRRTEVEHILPVMIKAADHLSRKVDAQWVVALAPTITPEFVRNVLERSSIENHAAREGFPSETMSLASAGGMRVLFLPNDTYNALAHSELAIVTSGTATLESALLGTPLVVVYRTRPVNYWLIRPLLRLDTFGMVNLIAGQRIAPELIQRDLTVEKLTSVVGELLEDDARRAAMKEKLVRLRERLGDGRAAERAARVVLSAIGGEGNPPPYLKSDETVSG from the coding sequence ATGAGTGAGCCCACGACTCTCATGGTCCTTGCCGGGGAAGCGTCGGGTGACCGACGCGCCGCCGAACTCGTTCGCGCGTTGCGGCAGTGTGCCCCCGAGCGCCGATTCGTCTTCTTCGGGTCGGGCGGTCCGGCGCTGAGAGCGGAAGGCGTCCAGACGCTCGCCGACATCGGCGACACGGCCATCATCGGTCCCCTGGAGATTGCCCGGTCGCTGAGGACATTCCTCGATCTCTCCCGCGAACTCGTCCGGGCCGCCCGCGAGCATCGGCCTCGCGCCGTCATCCTGGTGGACTGGCCCGAGTTCAATCTCCGCATCGTCAAAAAGCTCAAACGCCTCGGCCTGACGACGATCTATTACATCAGTCCGCAGGTGTGGGCCTGGCGCCGGTATCGCGTCCGGACGATCCGTCGCTATGTTGATCGGATGATCGTCATCCTCCCGTTCGAGGTCGAATTCTACCGGAGGGAGGGAATTTCGGTTGACTACGTCGGCCATCCTCTGGTGGATTCGGTTCGAGCGACGCTCGATCGCCATACCTTCTGTCAGAAATACGGGCTCGCGGCCGACCGGCCCATTGTGAGTCTGCTGCCCGGAAGCCGCCGCACCGAAGTCGAGCATATTCTGCCCGTCATGATCAAAGCCGCCGACCACCTCAGCCGGAAGGTAGACGCCCAATGGGTCGTCGCCCTGGCTCCCACCATCACGCCGGAGTTCGTTCGAAACGTTCTGGAGCGATCCTCTATCGAAAATCACGCGGCGCGCGAAGGATTCCCATCCGAGACGATGTCGCTCGCATCGGCGGGAGGCATGCGCGTTCTTTTTCTTCCCAACGACACCTATAATGCGCTGGCGCATTCCGAGCTGGCCATCGTCACCAGCGGAACGGCCACGCTGGAATCGGCCTTGCTCGGAACCCCATTGGTCGTCGTCTATCGCACCCGCCCCGTCAACTACTGGTTGATTCGCCCGCTGCTGCGACTGGACACGTTCGGCATGGTCAACCTGATTGCCGGGCAGCGCATCGCCCCGGAACTGATCCAGAGAGACCTGACGGTGGAGAAACTGACGAGCGTCGTCGGCGAACTTCTGGAGGACGACGCCCGACGCGCGGCCATGAAGGAAAAGCTCGTCCGCTTGAGAGAACGACTGGGCGACGGTCGTGCGGCTGAACGTGCCGCCCGGGTCGTGCTCAGCGCGATTGGCGGAGAGGGCAATCCTCCGCCTTACCTGAAGTCAGACGAAACAGTATCGGGGTGA
- a CDS encoding TolC family protein, which yields MKGDLLRKRMLALSLVGVSVLTGGGRLSPAWAQSGEGLTLPLAVEIALRTNPLVRAAASGRELAAAQLHEARAGRLPLLQFSETFMTGNNPVFVFGSLLEQGRFGPQHFDPRFLNAPPSINNFRTAVTLRLPLFDQLQTDTRIRQAQLAQEQAERQRDWVEQQIRFEVIRAYYGVLVAQARKEVADEAVKTAEADVKRIRDLFETGLVVQSDLLAAEVQLAEFHQQQIQAAGEVVVARAALNTALGLAVDTPHKLEGQLLERAFDMESQDELIRLALLHRPDYARVRLALRSSEQGVRRALGEFLPRLDVFATFGGSGRGLMSGSADYTVGASLTVNIFDWSRNARLKQARAAETRAAAEQDHLADQIRFEVIRAYQHYVSAQDRLRVAARAVAQAEETLRIVQDRYQEGLTTITEMLRAETALLRARLNLLAARYDYYVGYAQVLLASGRLTDVQPFVS from the coding sequence ATGAAGGGCGATCTTCTGAGGAAGCGAATGCTCGCACTTTCTCTGGTCGGAGTCTCGGTTTTGACGGGGGGAGGACGCCTTTCTCCCGCTTGGGCTCAATCCGGGGAGGGCCTGACGCTACCGTTGGCTGTTGAGATCGCACTGCGCACGAATCCGCTTGTGCGCGCGGCGGCGTCGGGTCGGGAGTTAGCGGCGGCGCAGCTTCATGAAGCGCGGGCCGGGCGGCTGCCTCTGTTGCAGTTCAGCGAGACGTTTATGACCGGCAACAATCCCGTGTTCGTATTCGGCTCGTTGCTGGAGCAAGGACGGTTCGGGCCGCAACACTTTGATCCCCGCTTCTTGAATGCGCCGCCTTCGATCAATAATTTTCGGACGGCGGTGACGCTGCGGCTGCCGCTCTTCGATCAGCTCCAGACGGACACGCGCATCCGGCAAGCACAACTCGCACAGGAGCAAGCCGAGCGGCAGAGGGACTGGGTCGAGCAACAGATTCGCTTCGAGGTGATCCGGGCTTACTACGGTGTGCTTGTGGCGCAGGCCCGGAAAGAGGTCGCTGACGAAGCCGTCAAAACGGCTGAAGCGGATGTCAAGCGCATTCGCGACCTGTTTGAAACGGGGCTCGTGGTCCAATCGGATCTGCTCGCCGCCGAAGTGCAACTGGCCGAGTTTCATCAGCAGCAAATTCAAGCAGCAGGCGAAGTCGTTGTGGCCCGGGCGGCGCTCAACACGGCGCTCGGACTTGCTGTAGATACCCCTCATAAGCTGGAGGGTCAACTTCTGGAAAGAGCCTTTGACATGGAGAGCCAGGACGAACTCATTCGCCTGGCGCTACTTCATCGGCCTGATTATGCGCGGGTGCGTCTGGCGCTTCGTTCGTCCGAGCAGGGCGTGCGGCGGGCGCTGGGCGAGTTCCTCCCTCGCCTCGATGTCTTCGCCACTTTTGGCGGAAGCGGTCGAGGGCTGATGAGCGGCAGCGCCGATTACACCGTCGGCGCGAGCCTGACGGTCAACATCTTCGATTGGAGTCGCAACGCCCGACTCAAGCAGGCGCGCGCAGCAGAAACACGAGCGGCCGCGGAGCAGGATCATCTGGCCGATCAAATTCGCTTTGAAGTCATTCGCGCCTATCAGCACTACGTATCGGCTCAAGATCGGCTGAGGGTGGCAGCACGAGCGGTGGCGCAGGCCGAAGAAACGCTGCGCATCGTCCAGGATCGCTATCAGGAGGGACTGACGACGATTACTGAGATGCTGCGGGCCGAGACGGCTCTGCTCCGGGCGCGGTTGAACCTGCTGGCCGCTCGATATGACTACTATGTCGGCTACGCCCAGGTCTTGCTGGCCAGCGGGCGACTGACCGACGTTCAGCCATTTGTGTCATAG
- the mazG gene encoding nucleoside triphosphate pyrophosphohydrolase yields MTAITFDSLVELVEKLRGPNGCPWDKEQTYETLGPMTIEEAYELLEAIEEKNPEQMKRELGDLLFQVVFYSRVASERGEFTIEDVIAHVHEKMVRRHPHVFGDAPASTSDEVLRRWEKIKLEEKANAGSDTPSVLDGVSSRIPALIEAYQLAERASRIGFDWESAPSALEKLDEEVRELRDAVAASPDDKDRLREEIGDLLFMTVNVARLLGLDAETALKAANRKFKERFRWMEQEVRRQGRSLDELTLDELEMLWQQAKQKPQY; encoded by the coding sequence ATGACCGCGATCACATTTGATTCTCTCGTTGAGCTGGTGGAAAAACTCCGGGGGCCGAACGGCTGTCCCTGGGACAAGGAACAAACTTACGAGACGCTCGGCCCGATGACCATCGAAGAAGCCTACGAACTCCTCGAAGCCATCGAAGAGAAAAACCCCGAGCAGATGAAGAGAGAACTCGGCGACCTTCTCTTCCAGGTCGTTTTCTATTCCCGCGTGGCCAGCGAGCGGGGCGAATTCACCATCGAGGATGTCATCGCCCACGTTCACGAGAAGATGGTTCGCCGCCATCCTCACGTCTTCGGGGATGCCCCGGCTTCGACCAGCGACGAAGTCCTCCGTCGCTGGGAAAAGATCAAGCTGGAGGAAAAAGCCAATGCGGGCTCTGATACGCCGTCGGTCCTCGATGGTGTGTCGAGCCGGATTCCCGCCCTGATCGAGGCGTACCAGTTAGCCGAGCGGGCCTCCCGCATCGGCTTCGACTGGGAGAGCGCCCCGAGCGCCCTGGAGAAACTCGACGAAGAAGTGCGCGAATTACGGGACGCCGTCGCCGCCTCCCCCGACGATAAAGACCGCCTCCGGGAGGAAATCGGCGATCTCCTCTTCATGACGGTCAATGTCGCCCGGCTGCTCGGCCTGGATGCGGAGACCGCTCTGAAGGCGGCCAATCGAAAATTCAAAGAGCGATTTCGCTGGATGGAGCAGGAGGTCCGCCGTCAGGGCCGCTCGCTCGACGAGCTGACGCTCGATGAGCTGGAGATGCTCTGGCAGCAAGCCAAGCAGAAGCCGCAATACTGA
- a CDS encoding efflux RND transporter permease subunit: MREKRGLAGKLAHTFIDSKLTPLIITASILLGVGAVLLLPREEEPQIVVPMIDIFVQMPGASAREVEERVTKPMEKLLWEIPGVEYIYSTSAPGYAMAIVRFYVGEDEEKSIVRLNQKMFANFDLIPPGASPPLIKPRSIDDVPILALTFWSDRYDHFTLRRIAAQVHDQIKEIADVSEVKIIGGQRRQVRVLLDPARMAAYNVAPATLARMLEQANRQVQAGSFASGNREFLVETGGFLHTAEEVGRVVVGVYNNRPVYLRDVAVIEDGPEEPADYVLFAHGPAAHYSHSLSRAPQTSDGSDLSRGPLPAVTISVAKRKGTNAIEIADRVIAKVSQLQGTLIPGDVHVTITRNYGETATEKSNELLFHMMIAIVSVSALIWLTLGFRESGIVAIAIPVTLALTLAVFYLYGYTLNRVTLFALIFSIGILVDDAIVVVENIVRHYRLPENRGRPIMEIAVEAVDEVGNPTILATFTVIAAIIPMAFVSGLMGPYMRPIPVGASAAMLFSLLVAFIVTPWASVRLLRREAGTAHIEEGWTTRLYRRAMTPLIHHPRWRYGFLAAVVVLLLLSLSLFAVKAVRVKMLPFDNKSEFQVVIDMPEGTTLEHTAAVTREIADYLRTVPEVTDLQMYVGTASPYNFNGLVRHYFLRRGPNVADIQVNLVPKGERDAQSHDIARRVRPRIQEIARRYNARVKVAEVPPGPPVLQTLVAEVYGPDYNRQIEIARQIREIFDQTDGVVDVDWYVEDDQPKYRFVVDKEKAALNGVSAEQVAATLRIAVEGMTVGLLHQPQEKEDVPIVLEVPRAERSSVEDLRRIKVMGERGNLVSLGELVRIEEQVADKSIYHKNLMPVVYVTGDVAGEEESPVYAILKLNEAIDRLRLPEGYQLQRYVARQPFLADRFAMKWDGEWHITYEVFRDLGIAFAAVLVLIYILVVGWFQSFKTPLVIMAAIPFSLVGILPAHGLMGAFFTATSMIGFIAGAGIVVRNSIILVDFIELRLRQGMPLAEAVIDAGAVRFRPMMLTAAAVIVGAGVILFDPIFQGLAISLMAGEVASLLLSRLAVPILYYLSRNLSKDHQLLRAATSPDAEMRDERRPA, encoded by the coding sequence ATGAGAGAGAAACGGGGCCTGGCTGGGAAACTCGCGCACACCTTTATTGATTCCAAGCTGACGCCACTGATCATCACGGCTTCGATTCTGCTGGGTGTGGGAGCGGTGCTGCTTTTGCCGCGCGAGGAGGAGCCGCAGATCGTCGTGCCGATGATTGACATCTTCGTTCAGATGCCCGGCGCGTCGGCCCGCGAAGTCGAAGAGCGCGTCACCAAGCCCATGGAGAAACTGCTCTGGGAGATTCCCGGTGTCGAGTACATCTATTCGACATCAGCGCCGGGCTACGCGATGGCCATCGTTCGGTTTTACGTCGGCGAGGATGAGGAGAAGAGCATCGTGCGGCTGAATCAAAAGATGTTCGCCAATTTTGATCTCATCCCGCCCGGGGCCAGTCCGCCGCTCATCAAGCCGCGTTCGATTGATGATGTGCCGATTCTGGCGCTTACCTTCTGGAGCGATCGTTACGATCACTTCACGCTGCGGCGCATTGCCGCTCAGGTTCACGATCAGATCAAGGAGATCGCCGACGTCTCCGAAGTCAAAATCATCGGCGGGCAACGGCGGCAGGTTCGTGTGCTGCTCGATCCGGCCCGGATGGCAGCCTACAACGTGGCTCCGGCCACACTCGCCCGAATGCTGGAGCAGGCCAATCGTCAGGTGCAGGCGGGAAGTTTCGCATCGGGCAATCGAGAATTTCTGGTCGAAACCGGAGGCTTCCTGCACACGGCGGAGGAGGTCGGCCGCGTGGTCGTCGGCGTGTACAACAACCGGCCCGTCTACCTTCGTGATGTGGCCGTCATCGAGGATGGTCCGGAAGAGCCTGCCGATTACGTGCTCTTTGCTCACGGACCGGCAGCCCACTATAGCCACTCGCTCTCCCGCGCCCCACAAACTTCGGACGGCAGTGACCTATCGAGAGGTCCTCTCCCCGCCGTCACCATTTCGGTCGCCAAACGGAAGGGCACGAATGCCATTGAGATCGCCGACCGGGTCATCGCAAAGGTCAGCCAGTTACAGGGGACGCTCATCCCCGGCGATGTGCATGTCACCATCACGCGCAACTACGGCGAGACGGCCACCGAGAAATCGAACGAACTGCTCTTTCACATGATGATTGCCATCGTCTCGGTGTCGGCGTTGATCTGGCTGACGCTCGGCTTTCGAGAATCGGGCATTGTCGCCATCGCTATTCCTGTGACGCTGGCGCTCACGCTGGCTGTTTTCTACCTCTATGGCTACACGCTCAATCGCGTCACGTTGTTTGCGCTGATTTTCTCCATCGGTATTCTGGTGGATGATGCCATCGTCGTGGTGGAGAACATTGTCCGTCACTATCGGCTGCCGGAGAACCGGGGTCGCCCGATTATGGAGATCGCCGTCGAGGCCGTAGACGAAGTGGGCAATCCGACTATTCTGGCGACGTTCACCGTCATTGCGGCCATTATCCCGATGGCCTTCGTGAGCGGATTGATGGGACCGTACATGCGCCCGATTCCGGTGGGAGCGTCGGCGGCGATGTTGTTCTCGCTCCTGGTGGCGTTCATCGTGACGCCCTGGGCGAGCGTGCGGCTGCTCCGGCGGGAAGCCGGAACGGCACATATCGAAGAAGGCTGGACGACGCGGCTCTATCGTCGGGCGATGACACCGCTCATTCATCATCCTCGATGGCGCTACGGATTCCTCGCCGCGGTGGTGGTGCTTCTGCTTCTGTCGCTTTCACTTTTTGCCGTCAAAGCCGTGCGCGTCAAGATGCTGCCGTTTGACAACAAGAGCGAGTTTCAGGTGGTGATTGATATGCCCGAGGGGACGACGTTGGAGCACACGGCCGCCGTGACGCGCGAGATCGCCGATTATCTGCGCACGGTGCCGGAGGTCACCGATCTTCAGATGTACGTGGGCACGGCGTCTCCTTACAACTTCAACGGTCTCGTGCGTCATTACTTTTTGCGACGGGGTCCGAACGTCGCCGACATTCAGGTCAACCTCGTGCCCAAGGGTGAACGCGACGCGCAGAGTCACGACATCGCCCGCCGCGTGCGCCCTCGGATTCAGGAAATTGCTCGCCGCTACAACGCCCGCGTGAAGGTGGCCGAGGTCCCCCCCGGCCCGCCCGTTCTGCAAACGCTTGTGGCCGAGGTCTACGGTCCCGATTACAACCGCCAGATCGAGATCGCCCGCCAGATCCGGGAGATCTTCGACCAAACCGACGGCGTCGTGGACGTGGATTGGTACGTCGAGGACGATCAACCCAAATATCGCTTCGTGGTAGACAAGGAGAAAGCCGCGCTGAACGGAGTCTCGGCGGAGCAGGTGGCAGCCACACTGCGCATCGCCGTCGAAGGGATGACGGTCGGATTGCTGCACCAACCGCAGGAGAAAGAAGACGTGCCCATTGTGCTTGAGGTGCCACGTGCCGAGCGATCGAGCGTCGAGGACTTGAGACGGATCAAAGTCATGGGCGAGCGGGGGAATCTCGTATCGCTCGGCGAGCTGGTGCGCATCGAGGAGCAGGTGGCCGACAAAAGCATTTATCACAAGAACCTCATGCCGGTCGTCTATGTGACCGGCGACGTGGCCGGTGAAGAAGAAAGTCCGGTCTATGCCATTCTGAAACTCAACGAAGCGATTGATCGTCTGCGACTGCCCGAAGGGTATCAGCTCCAGCGATACGTCGCCCGTCAACCGTTCCTCGCCGATCGCTTCGCCATGAAATGGGACGGTGAATGGCACATCACCTACGAGGTGTTCCGCGATCTCGGCATCGCCTTTGCCGCCGTTCTCGTGCTGATTTACATCCTGGTCGTCGGTTGGTTTCAATCGTTCAAAACGCCGCTGGTCATCATGGCCGCGATTCCGTTTTCGCTGGTGGGCATCCTGCCGGCGCACGGGTTGATGGGGGCATTCTTCACCGCCACCTCGATGATCGGGTTCATCGCCGGGGCGGGTATTGTCGTGCGCAACTCGATCATTCTGGTGGATTTCATCGAGTTGCGACTCCGGCAGGGGATGCCGCTGGCCGAGGCCGTCATTGACGCCGGCGCCGTGCGGTTCCGTCCGATGATGCTGACGGCAGCGGCGGTGATTGTTGGTGCCGGCGTGATCTTGTTCGATCCGATCTTTCAGGGATTGGCCATTTCGCTCATGGCCGGAGAGGTGGCATCGCTGTTGCTGTCGCGCCTGGCGGTGCCGATCCTCTATTACCTGAGCCGAAACCTCTCCAAGGACCATCAGCTTCTTCGCGCAGCCACTTCCCCTGACGCGGAGATGAGAGATGAGCGACGACCGGCCTGA
- a CDS encoding efflux RND transporter periplasmic adaptor subunit produces MRRKWAIITISVIAMVAASCGGKDEAAAEKFPTVTGVKLLTVKTAPVEDFYEAAGTVRSRTTSVLSSRVMGTVRAVHVREGDRVRAGQVLVEIDDRDIAAQLRKAQAGLREAENALDEVERAIAAAESAKAAAEANQALAHSTFTRYRALRERRSVSQQEFDEVQARYKAATAEAERAGQMLASLQAKKNQVLARIDQARADIAAAQVMVGYARVVSPLNGIVTAKQAEVGMLAAPGVPLVTVEDDAHYRLEVTVEESYIGKIHPGDPARVVIDALGGRELTGRVAEIVPAADPASRSYTVKIDLPKEGEKDGSLLRSGLYGKARFTIGQKQALLIPRRAIVERGQLIGVYVVDESAIARLRLIQTGKPYGDRIEVIAGLSDGERIVIENVGAISDGTRIGQ; encoded by the coding sequence ATGAGAAGGAAATGGGCCATCATCACCATCAGCGTGATCGCCATGGTCGCCGCTTCGTGCGGAGGCAAAGACGAGGCGGCGGCCGAGAAGTTTCCCACCGTCACCGGCGTGAAACTTCTGACCGTGAAGACGGCGCCGGTTGAGGATTTTTACGAAGCGGCGGGCACCGTGCGGTCGCGGACAACAAGTGTGCTCTCATCCAGGGTCATGGGAACGGTGCGAGCCGTCCATGTTCGTGAGGGCGACCGTGTGCGCGCCGGTCAGGTGCTCGTCGAGATTGATGATCGTGACATTGCCGCCCAGTTGCGGAAGGCGCAGGCCGGATTGCGCGAGGCGGAGAATGCGCTGGACGAAGTCGAGAGAGCCATCGCCGCCGCCGAATCGGCCAAAGCGGCCGCCGAAGCGAATCAGGCCCTGGCACATTCTACCTTCACTCGCTACCGCGCCCTGCGCGAACGCCGGTCGGTCAGCCAGCAGGAATTCGACGAGGTGCAGGCCCGGTACAAGGCGGCCACCGCCGAGGCCGAACGAGCCGGTCAGATGCTCGCTTCATTGCAGGCGAAGAAGAATCAGGTGCTCGCCCGAATTGATCAAGCCCGTGCCGACATCGCTGCCGCACAGGTCATGGTCGGCTATGCTCGCGTGGTTTCACCCCTCAACGGCATTGTGACGGCCAAGCAGGCGGAGGTGGGAATGCTCGCGGCGCCCGGCGTGCCGCTTGTCACCGTCGAAGACGATGCGCACTACCGGCTGGAGGTCACGGTGGAAGAGTCGTACATCGGAAAAATCCATCCGGGTGATCCCGCACGGGTGGTGATTGACGCTCTCGGAGGGAGGGAACTCACCGGCCGCGTGGCCGAGATTGTGCCCGCCGCCGATCCGGCCAGCCGGAGCTACACGGTGAAGATTGATCTCCCGAAAGAAGGGGAAAAGGATGGGTCTCTCCTTCGCTCAGGACTTTACGGCAAGGCTCGCTTCACGATCGGTCAGAAGCAGGCGCTTCTCATTCCCCGGCGGGCGATTGTTGAACGTGGACAGTTGATCGGCGTCTATGTCGTTGATGAGTCCGCCATCGCCCGGCTGCGGTTGATTCAAACGGGCAAGCCCTATGGTGATCGCATCGAAGTGATCGCCGGATTGAGCGACGGAGAGCGCATCGTCATTGAAAACGTCGGCGCGATCAGCGATGGGACGAGGATCGGTCAATGA